One window of Saprospiraceae bacterium genomic DNA carries:
- a CDS encoding nicotinamide mononucleotide transporter, producing MDYIVFTIGTYGVSALELFSVVAGIWAVYLAAQEKILTWPIGILNIVSAFFIYYHVRLYSDMFLQIYFFGIAVYGWNNWKNEKRSQLPLKWLTTNQRIYLAGLIVIFTAVLGYFMSQIHIHFPATFPEAAAYPYADTWVAVTSIAANTLMAKRFIENWILWIAVDILCVYLYLQKGIAFVSFEFFIFLILACYGLIKWRRMKKG from the coding sequence ATGGATTACATCGTTTTCACGATTGGCACTTACGGGGTAAGTGCCCTTGAGTTGTTTTCAGTTGTTGCTGGCATTTGGGCTGTGTATCTGGCAGCACAAGAAAAAATACTTACCTGGCCAATCGGCATACTCAATATCGTCAGTGCTTTTTTTATTTACTACCACGTCCGATTGTATTCGGATATGTTTTTACAAATTTATTTTTTTGGGATCGCAGTCTATGGCTGGAATAATTGGAAAAATGAAAAGCGTTCGCAGCTCCCATTAAAATGGCTCACAACAAACCAACGAATTTACTTAGCCGGATTGATTGTAATTTTTACAGCAGTACTTGGTTATTTCATGAGTCAGATTCATATCCATTTTCCTGCAACTTTTCCGGAAGCTGCTGCTTATCCTTATGCTGATACCTGGGTTGCTGTAACCAGCATTGCGGCCAATACACTAATGGCCAAACGATTTATTGAAAATTGGATTTTATGGATTGCTGTAGATATTTTGTGCGTATATCTCTATTTACAAAAAGGGATCGCCTTTGTATCTTTTGAATTTTTTATATTCTTAATACTTGCTTGTTATGGATTGATTAAGTGGAGGAGGATGAAGAAAGGCTAG
- a CDS encoding SDR family oxidoreductase: protein MSQNSSKNDLLSKDSIERCIQLMHYLCENGDQLGHIQAEQLDALRKASGIFSRPDRKERKKRLKGLKNLENQKIKEHNRKSFAAAGIRKARTDTVFVAPMQLPEQETQSKVKQYLNSPRNCYICKAEYTEVHHFYDAMCLACGDYNYAKRFQHCDLSGQVALITGSRLKIGYQATLKLLRSGAIVIATTRFPVDSALRYAKESDFVDWKDRLHIYGLDLRHIPSVELFCSHILHQFSRLDLLINNAAQTVRRPPGFYSHLLETESIPFEQLPNAAQSLLSNHHRVIQQLNQLHADKQELQSLPVSWDVHDSGIGLSASAALSQIPYKIDKTIDAAQLFPSGALDADLQQVDLRKTNSWRLKLGEIETAEMIEVQLVNAIAPFVLNNQLLQLMKRDHTGQKHIVNVTAMEGKFYRFTKAARHPHTNMAKAALNMMTHTAAAELAEYGIFMNAVDTGWVTDEDPVELARYKSEVHDFQPPLDIVDGAARVCDPFIDGILTGKHWCGKFLKDYMPIDW from the coding sequence ATGTCCCAAAATTCTTCTAAAAATGACTTGCTGTCTAAAGATTCAATTGAACGATGTATTCAATTGATGCATTATTTATGTGAAAACGGAGATCAGTTAGGACATATACAAGCCGAGCAATTGGATGCTTTGCGTAAAGCATCGGGCATATTTTCAAGACCGGATCGGAAGGAACGTAAGAAACGATTGAAAGGACTTAAAAATCTGGAGAACCAAAAAATTAAAGAACACAATCGTAAAAGTTTTGCAGCAGCAGGGATTCGCAAAGCACGAACCGACACCGTGTTTGTAGCTCCCATGCAGTTACCGGAACAGGAAACGCAATCAAAAGTCAAGCAATATTTAAACAGTCCACGCAATTGTTATATCTGCAAAGCGGAATATACAGAAGTGCATCATTTTTATGACGCCATGTGTTTGGCTTGTGGCGATTACAATTATGCCAAACGATTTCAACATTGTGATCTCAGCGGACAAGTTGCACTCATTACCGGTTCGCGATTGAAAATAGGTTATCAGGCGACACTTAAATTGTTGCGTTCGGGTGCAATTGTGATTGCAACAACTCGCTTTCCGGTCGATTCTGCATTGCGATATGCCAAAGAATCCGATTTTGTTGATTGGAAAGATCGCTTACACATCTATGGTTTGGATTTACGTCACATTCCAAGTGTCGAACTTTTTTGTTCGCATATCCTGCATCAATTTTCCCGATTGGATTTATTAATCAACAATGCAGCACAAACCGTTCGACGTCCTCCCGGATTTTACAGCCATCTTTTAGAAACTGAATCCATACCCTTTGAGCAATTGCCGAATGCAGCACAAAGTCTTTTATCCAATCATCATCGGGTCATTCAACAGTTAAACCAATTGCATGCCGATAAACAGGAATTACAATCCTTACCGGTAAGTTGGGATGTACATGATTCCGGAATCGGACTCAGTGCTTCAGCAGCATTATCACAAATACCCTATAAGATAGACAAGACGATCGATGCAGCGCAATTATTTCCCAGTGGCGCATTGGATGCCGATTTGCAACAAGTCGATCTGCGCAAAACAAATAGCTGGAGATTAAAGTTGGGTGAAATTGAAACAGCTGAAATGATAGAAGTCCAATTGGTCAATGCCATTGCCCCGTTTGTATTAAACAATCAGTTGCTCCAGCTAATGAAACGCGACCATACCGGACAAAAGCATATTGTCAATGTAACGGCTATGGAAGGAAAATTTTATCGTTTTACAAAAGCAGCAAGGCATCCACATACCAATATGGCCAAAGCTGCACTCAATATGATGACCCATACAGCTGCAGCCGAATTGGCAGAATATGGAATTTTTATGAATGCAGTCGATACCGGCTGGGTAACCGATGAAGATCCTGTTGAACTTGCCCGCTATAAATCGGAGGTCCATGATTTTCAACCTCCATTGGATATTGTGGATGGTGCTGCACGTGTTTGTGATCCCTTCATAGATGGAATCTTAACTGGCAAACACTGGTGTGGAAAATTTTTAAAAGATTACATGCCGATTGATTGGTAA